The Deinococcus aerolatus genome contains a region encoding:
- a CDS encoding helix-turn-helix domain-containing protein, which translates to MSGNNCRKGVHSARVMTRARLLLLSDGGLLDRDVAERQGVSPATVASIRRKYTEGGLKAALYEKARPKRPPKLNAQQTAILIAEVCSSPEGREKWTMQLLADRLVTLGVVDRTGSR; encoded by the coding sequence ATGAGCGGCAACAACTGTCGGAAAGGCGTGCACAGTGCGCGGGTCATGACCCGCGCACGCCTCCTGCTCCTCAGCGACGGGGGATTGCTGGACCGAGACGTGGCCGAGCGTCAGGGCGTCAGCCCTGCCACCGTCGCGTCGATCCGCAGGAAGTACACCGAGGGCGGCCTGAAGGCCGCCCTCTACGAGAAAGCACGTCCCAAACGACCGCCCAAACTGAACGCGCAACAAACGGCGATCTTGATCGCCGAAGTGTGCTCGAGTCCTGAAGGCCGGGAGAAATGGACGATGCAACTGCTGGCCGATCGTCTGGTGACCCT